The DNA segment CGATCAAGCGCGCGCTGCGCTGTTCGAGCGGATCCACGCCGACGCCATACCCGGCGCCCGGTCCGTTCCGGCGAAGCGTCACCGTCGTGCACGATGGGCTGGGCTGGGGGTGCTGGGCGCTGGTGCTCTGACCGTGGCGCTCGTTGCCACGAACTTGCTCGGCGTGGGCGACTGGCGGGGTGGTGCAGACCCTGCCGCCGCGAACGCTCTCAACCAAGCGGCACTCGCGTCCATCGACACGTCCGATCCGGCACTGCTTCCAGGTCAGTATCTTCTAGTGGAGTCCAACTCGGTGTATGGCAACACCACCCAGGTCGACGACGGCGAATATGTTTCGTATCTCACTCTTAATAAGGACAAGCTCTACGTACCCGCCGACCAGTCCGATGAATGGATCTGGGAACGCGGAGCCCGTGTTCCCTACCAGTCCTTCAACGCGGAGGGTGAAGCGCTCGCACAGCGCGAGTACGCCGCAGCAGGGCAAACGGGGGAAACACTTCGCGCGCCAAATGCCGAGTTCTACGGAAACTCTGTCATCCCCGACTTCGAGGCCTTGCCAAAGGATCCGCAACAACTACTCGACTACATCTACAAGACCACAGAAGGCCAGGGAATTTCCGCCGACTGGATGGCGCTGCTATGGATCACGGAGGCGCTGCGAACTGGTGTAACTCCCGCTGACGTGCGCGCAAATCTCTACCTAGCTGTCGCAGGCATCCCTGGCGTTGAGATCACCGAACAAACCGCGAACCTCGACGGCCAGACCGGCATCGCGATCGGCCGCTACGAAAGTGAGGACGATTCCCGGCAAGACATCATCATCGACCCCGACACCGGGACACTCATTGGAGAACGCCGCATCGACTACAGCGGCGATTGGGGCTACCCGGCCAACACAGTGCGAAGCTTCACCGCCATCAAAACCTCTGTCGTCGACTCGGCGCCGGGCGGCGGCACCCAGAACGGGCACCTCGACGGGGAAGGATGCACAGATCTGGGCAGCGGAGCATTCCAATGCTGAACCTTCCAGCACCCATCCCCCAAATGCAATCGACCTCCCGCCGACTTTGTCGATCCCGATTCCGGTCGAAGCATCTGAGAAGCGCTGAAACACAAACGGACGTCCACCGGACGGTATTTCCCGCCATCGCGAGATCTGTGAATTTGGCGGTTAGATGGTGGCGTTCTGTGATCGCGAAGTGGCGGCGTCCTATCTCAATAACTGACACCACACACCTGAAACCCGTACTTTGCGGTGCGTAGCTGCCAAATAGCCGGTGCTGCATTGAAAATTCAATCATGTGGCTCGCGCCCTGGCCGGGCTCTTCTAAGCCGAAGGCTATGGGGCTTCTCGCAATGATCGGCCAACCATCGGCTCCCATCTTCGGGCGAGGGCGTATGGTCGCGGTATGGACGTAGATGTCAGAGGTCTGCTGGGCCGTAGAGAAATCCTGAGCGCCTACATCAAGGTTTTCGAGCGTCCGGAAGAACTTCTGCAAGTTTGTGCACAGGTCGCGGGTGATTCCGACGCGGCGCGGACTGCGGTGGCCGTAGCTTCCGATTTGAGTGAAATTAGGGCGAGGGCCCTTCTCGACCTGGTCGACCCGTCCCGCTTTCTGCGTTGAAGGATTGAGAGAACAATTTGGTAAATTCAGCGGTTCGTCCTCGCCGCTCCTGGGGTCGAGTGCTCGTGGGGAGCCTGCTGCTTCTCTTGGCCGGCGCTGGTGTCGGGTGGGCGGGCGCTGCGGTCTTGGTGCCTCCCAGTAATGTACTGGATGCGACTCCGTTCACCTATGTGGATGTGGTGCCGGGTGAGGTCGGGTCGAGTATCAGCCTGAACACGGCTGCGGAGTGGTCTCTGGTTTTGGTGGGATCGAACCAGGCCGTTGGGACGGTGACGGGGGTAAATGTCACAGCTGGTCAGGAGGTGATAGTGGGCGCGACTTTGTATTCGGTCAATCTTCGCCCGGTGGTGATCGCACAAGGGGACGTGCCGGCGTTCCGTGCGCTGGCGCAGGACACGGTCGGCGCGGATGTCGCCCAATTGCAGCGAGCCCTGTCCTCGTTGAATTTGTACCGGGGGTCGGCGTCGGGGGCGTTCACTTCGGCGACGACGACCGCGGTGAAGGCGTGGCAGAAGGCGCTGGGTGTTCCTCAGGACGGGGTGGTACAGCCGGGGGATGTGGTGTTTGTACCGACGCTGCCGACTCGGGTGTCGTTGGACACCGAGGTTGTGACTCGTGGGGCGGTACTGATCGGGGGTGAACCGGTGGTATCTGGTTTGCCTGGTGCTCCCGCGTTCACGGTTCCGGTGACGGAGACGCAGGCGGTGCTGATGCCGACCGGTACCCGGGTGGAGATTACGAGCCCTGAGGGGGGCCTGTGGGAGGGGTACGCGACCGACCGGGCCGGTGACGATTCGACCGGGATCGTGGTGAACGTTCAAGGCAAAGACGGTGCTGTGCTGTGCGGGGACGGGTGTGCTCAGGTCCCGGTGGAGGGGCAGACGCTGTTGAGCTCGAGGATTGTGACTGTGGAAACGGTGACCGGTCTCACCGTCCCTTCCGCTGCCTTGCTGAGCAACGCGGACGGGACCGTGTCAGTCATCGACGCGGACGGTGTCGAGCATCCGGTGACTGTTTTGACCAGCGCCCGCGGCATCTCCGTGATCATGGGTGTCGACGAGGGACTGTCCGTCCGCATCCCCGCGACCGAGGGCTGACCGGTGCCGGTCGAGCCCCCCACCTCCTTTGTTGCCGCGCCCGTGGGCGGAGAGGTGGTCGTCGA comes from the Marisediminicola antarctica genome and includes:
- a CDS encoding CU044_5270 family protein, with protein sequence MNEVSLLRQISSDAPEPEREAVDQARAALFERIHADAIPGARSVPAKRHRRARWAGLGVLGAGALTVALVATNLLGVGDWRGGADPAAANALNQAALASIDTSDPALLPGQYLLVESNSVYGNTTQVDDGEYVSYLTLNKDKLYVPADQSDEWIWERGARVPYQSFNAEGEALAQREYAAAGQTGETLRAPNAEFYGNSVIPDFEALPKDPQQLLDYIYKTTEGQGISADWMALLWITEALRTGVTPADVRANLYLAVAGIPGVEITEQTANLDGQTGIAIGRYESEDDSRQDIIIDPDTGTLIGERRIDYSGDWGYPANTVRSFTAIKTSVVDSAPGGGTQNGHLDGEGCTDLGSGAFQC
- a CDS encoding peptidoglycan-binding domain-containing protein yields the protein MGATLYSVNLRPVVIAQGDVPAFRALAQDTVGADVAQLQRALSSLNLYRGSASGAFTSATTTAVKAWQKALGVPQDGVVQPGDVVFVPTLPTRVSLDTEVVTRGAVLIGGEPVVSGLPGAPAFTVPVTETQAVLMPTGTRVEITSPEGGLWEGYATDRAGDDSTGIVVNVQGKDGAVLCGDGCAQVPVEGQTLLSSRIVTVETVTGLTVPSAALLSNADGTVSVIDADGVEHPVTVLTSARGISVIMGVDEGLSVRIPATEG